Proteins from a genomic interval of Anolis sagrei isolate rAnoSag1 chromosome 1, rAnoSag1.mat, whole genome shotgun sequence:
- the LOC132761590 gene encoding prolyl-tRNA synthetase associated domain-containing protein 1-like, whose amino-acid sequence MAGEKEPGTLREVLQSRLQALGIEAVTVEHPEVFTVEEMMPYVQHLEGAHSKNLFLKDKKKKGLFLVSVLHNRQINLNDLAKKLGVGSGNLRFADEAAMLDKLKVGQGCATPLALFCDQGDVKFVLDDSFLNGGHNWLYFHPMTNAATMGLHPDDFLKFLKSTGHEPTLVHFDESDK is encoded by the exons ATGGCTGGGGAGAAGGAGCCAGGCACCCTCCGGGAGGTGCTGCAGAGCCGCCTCCAGGCTTTGGGCATCGAGGCAGTCACTGTGGAGCACCCAGAA GTGTTTACAGTCGAAGAAATGATGCCATATGTGCAGCATTTGGAAGGGGCCCACAGCAAAAACCTTTTTCTAAAAGATAAGAAGAAGAAAGGGTTGTTTCTGGTGTCAGTTCTGCACAACCGACAAATCAATTTAAATGACTTGGCGAAGAAACTGGGCGTCGGAAGTGGGAACCTGCGCTTCGCCGACGAAGCGGCCATGTTGGATAAGCTGAAGGTCGGCCAGGGATGTGCCACCCCCTTAGCGCTTTTCTGCGACCAGGGAGATGTGAAGTTTGTGCTGGATGATAGCTTCCTGAATGGGGGTCACAATTGGTTGTATTTTCACCCAATGACAAATGCAGCAACCATGGGATTACATCCAGATGACTTCCTAAAATTTCTGAAGTCCACAGGACATGAACCCACCCTTGTGCACTTTGATGAAAGTGACAAATAG